The following are encoded together in the bacterium genome:
- a CDS encoding HEAT repeat domain-containing protein: MTHFCPACWRTVAATATQCPHCAHDLRALDHRDFTDKLIAALRHPEATTQRRAARILGERRAGAAVAALGAHLRATDDPFLASDIVAALARIGGPDAAALVIEALRHPAFLVRLAALRAVATIGGAAAEQAIAQAASDPSPAVRRAAAAMRLDGQPRREAPAEPPPPADRLRGGST; this comes from the coding sequence ATGACCCATTTCTGCCCCGCGTGCTGGCGGACCGTCGCGGCGACGGCGACGCAGTGCCCGCACTGCGCGCACGATCTGCGCGCCCTCGACCACCGCGACTTCACCGACAAGCTGATCGCGGCGCTGCGCCACCCGGAGGCGACGACGCAGCGGCGGGCGGCGCGCATACTCGGCGAGCGCCGCGCCGGGGCGGCGGTGGCCGCGCTCGGCGCCCACCTGCGGGCGACCGACGATCCATTCCTGGCCAGCGACATCGTCGCGGCGCTGGCGCGCATCGGCGGACCGGACGCCGCGGCGTTGGTGATCGAGGCGCTCCGCCATCCGGCGTTCCTGGTGCGCCTGGCGGCGCTGCGCGCCGTGGCGACCATCGGCGGCGCGGCCGCGGAGCAGGCGATCGCGCAGGCGGCGTCCGATCCCAGCCCGGCGGTGCGGCGCGCCGCCGCCGCGATGCGCCTGGACGGACAGCCGCGGCGCGAGGCGCCCGCGGAGCCGCCCCCGCCCGCCGACCGCCTTCGCGGAGGGTCGACCTGA
- the crcB gene encoding fluoride efflux transporter CrcB, with amino-acid sequence MTRTVLVAVGGLVGSVARYWVAGWAQAVNGGQFPVGTLTVNVLGSFVIGLLMTLSLERGLISPEVRILLATGFCGGFTTMSTFSYETMALLREGSGAGGFANLGVTLAACLASVWGGTVVGRLL; translated from the coding sequence ATGACCCGCACGGTGCTGGTCGCCGTCGGCGGCCTGGTCGGATCGGTGGCGCGATACTGGGTCGCGGGCTGGGCGCAAGCCGTGAATGGCGGTCAATTTCCGGTCGGCACGCTGACCGTGAACGTCCTCGGCAGCTTCGTCATCGGCCTGCTGATGACGCTCTCCCTCGAGCGCGGACTGATCAGTCCCGAAGTGCGCATCCTGCTCGCGACGGGTTTCTGCGGGGGATTCACGACCATGTCGACGTTCAGCTACGAGACGATGGCCCTGCTGCGCGAGGGCAGCGGCGCTGGCGGGTTCGCGAACCTGGGGGTCACGCTCGCCGCCTGCCTCGCCTCGGTCTGGGGCGGCACGGTCGTCGGCCGGTTGCTGTGA
- a CDS encoding DNA mismatch repair protein MutS: MERASTTAVDPIAEDATGAIAPEGGEAFCSVLFPTPALRAEAEGAAQPACFPDLNLDQIVGAIVAGRDAYDLAPFFHLLLPDADAVRYRQEVMRDLDEGGAMPAVQAFAAGMRRMRAHLGASTERSYAREQQRWFLDAAVAYCGAVEALLADLRALPLRSRALRRVRAHLTAYVASSRFVECALAARSLTAALAAIRYGLRIEAGSVTVQPYAGEDDYGAIVAETFAPFRREPAKDYRVAVVDRGGLNHVEAEILDRVALLHPEPFAALARFRTAHADFVAPTIAWLDREIQFYVAYLEHMAEVRRAGLVFCYPQVSADDKAVCSRQGFDLALARKLIGERRAVVCNDFALHGPERIMVVTGPNQGGKTTFARTFGQMHYLAALGCPVPGREARLLLCDRVFTHFEREEDLATRRGKLEDDLVRMRDILAAATERSIVVINEIFTSTTLRDALALGRRILGHLSRLDLLAVCVTFLDELATFDEKTVSIVGGVEPDDPAVRTYRLERRPADGLAHALALAEAHRVTRAWLRQRIRE, from the coding sequence ATGGAGCGCGCGTCGACGACCGCGGTCGATCCGATCGCCGAGGATGCCACGGGGGCCATCGCGCCGGAGGGGGGCGAGGCGTTCTGCAGCGTCCTCTTTCCGACCCCGGCGCTGCGCGCCGAGGCGGAGGGCGCGGCCCAGCCGGCCTGCTTTCCCGATCTGAACCTCGACCAGATCGTCGGCGCCATCGTCGCCGGGCGCGACGCCTACGACCTGGCCCCATTCTTTCACCTCCTCCTCCCCGACGCGGATGCCGTGCGCTACCGGCAGGAGGTCATGCGCGACCTCGACGAGGGCGGCGCCATGCCCGCGGTGCAGGCGTTCGCCGCCGGGATGCGGCGCATGCGCGCCCACCTCGGCGCGTCGACCGAGCGGTCGTACGCGCGCGAGCAGCAGCGCTGGTTCCTCGACGCCGCGGTCGCCTACTGCGGCGCGGTGGAGGCGTTGCTGGCGGATCTGCGGGCGCTGCCACTCCGCTCCCGCGCCCTGCGCCGCGTGCGCGCGCACCTGACCGCGTACGTCGCGTCGAGCCGGTTCGTGGAGTGCGCGCTGGCGGCGCGATCCCTGACGGCGGCGCTGGCGGCGATCCGCTACGGCCTGCGCATCGAGGCGGGCAGCGTCACCGTCCAGCCATACGCCGGCGAGGACGACTACGGCGCCATCGTGGCCGAGACGTTCGCACCCTTCCGGCGCGAGCCGGCGAAGGACTACCGGGTGGCGGTTGTCGACCGCGGCGGGCTCAACCACGTCGAAGCGGAGATCCTCGATCGCGTCGCCCTCCTGCATCCGGAGCCGTTCGCCGCGCTGGCGCGCTTCCGCACCGCGCACGCCGATTTCGTCGCACCCACCATCGCCTGGCTCGATCGCGAGATCCAGTTCTACGTCGCCTATCTCGAGCACATGGCGGAGGTGCGCCGCGCCGGGCTGGTGTTCTGCTATCCCCAGGTCTCCGCCGACGACAAGGCGGTCTGCAGCCGGCAGGGCTTCGACCTGGCGCTCGCCCGCAAGCTGATCGGCGAGCGGCGCGCGGTCGTCTGCAACGACTTCGCCCTGCATGGGCCGGAGCGCATCATGGTGGTCACGGGTCCCAACCAGGGCGGCAAGACGACGTTCGCCCGCACCTTCGGCCAGATGCACTATCTCGCGGCGTTGGGCTGTCCCGTTCCCGGTCGCGAGGCCCGCCTGCTCCTGTGCGACCGGGTCTTCACGCACTTCGAGCGCGAGGAGGACCTCGCCACGCGACGCGGCAAGTTGGAGGACGACCTCGTCCGCATGCGCGACATCCTCGCCGCCGCGACGGAACGGAGCATCGTCGTCATCAACGAGATCTTCACCTCGACGACGTTGCGCGACGCCCTCGCGCTCGGCCGTCGCATCCTCGGGCACCTCTCGCGGCTCGACCTCCTGGCCGTCTGCGTGACCTTCCTGGACGAGCTGGCGACCTTCGACGAGAAGACGGTCAGCATCGTCGGCGGCGTCGAACCCGATGATCCCGCCGTACGCACCTATCGGCTCGAACGCCGGCCGGCGGACGGGCTGGCGCACGCGCTGGCGCTCGCCGAGGCGCATCGCGTCACGCGCGCGTGGCTGCGGCAACGGATCCGCGAATGA
- a CDS encoding ATP-binding protein yields the protein MSDSPLRIAASLARAAHPPPLVGREAEVAALRDHLRAGRCVFLSGPAGIGKTALLREILRDPAAPPPAPLPLLYAAAGRSRRAIIVHVLVNLLLQRGVLESRYIERPTRVGSLAQMRRFLAHAHLPDLSRLMHRSLERQRACLLLDHVEAPHPAVARLLETWMERAPVVIVARAAEQVGRVRWLLSGCAPLALPPLPSAAMSRLARDRLSRPGSAPWRPAELREAVRRSAGNPGRLQTLLDAAAQARYRANGAIQWRLLEIDLRIRGLGEARTEHG from the coding sequence ATGTCAGACTCGCCGCTGCGCATCGCCGCGTCGCTCGCCCGCGCTGCCCACCCGCCGCCCCTGGTCGGCCGCGAAGCCGAGGTCGCCGCCCTGCGCGATCATCTGCGCGCCGGCCGCTGCGTGTTCCTCAGCGGGCCGGCCGGCATCGGCAAGACGGCGCTGCTGCGCGAGATCCTCCGCGATCCCGCGGCGCCGCCGCCGGCTCCCCTGCCGCTGCTGTACGCGGCCGCGGGGCGGAGCCGGCGCGCGATCATCGTCCACGTCCTGGTCAACCTGCTCCTCCAGCGCGGCGTGCTGGAGAGTCGGTACATCGAGCGCCCGACGCGGGTCGGATCGCTCGCCCAGATGCGGCGCTTTCTCGCCCACGCTCATCTGCCGGACCTCTCGCGCCTCATGCACCGAAGTCTCGAACGCCAGCGCGCCTGTCTCCTGCTCGACCACGTCGAGGCGCCGCACCCGGCGGTGGCGCGTCTGCTCGAAACCTGGATGGAACGCGCCCCAGTGGTGATCGTGGCGCGCGCGGCGGAGCAGGTCGGCCGCGTCCGCTGGCTGCTGTCGGGGTGCGCGCCGCTGGCGCTGCCGCCGTTGCCGTCGGCGGCGATGTCGCGCCTGGCGCGCGATCGCCTGTCGCGGCCGGGGAGCGCGCCGTGGCGTCCGGCGGAATTGCGCGAGGCGGTGCGTCGATCGGCCGGAAATCCGGGCCGCCTGCAGACGCTGCTCGACGCCGCCGCCCAGGCGCGCTACCGAGCCAACGGCGCCATCCAGTGGCGGCTGCTGGAGATCGACTTGCGCATTCGCGGGCTCGGCGAGGCGCGGACGGAGCACGGATGA
- a CDS encoding dynamin family protein → MSRAASTPCAPSDAAVRELGGRLAWLLARARLPALAAEARAEVARLRRPTLVAAVVGEFKRGKSSLINALVGQDLLPVGALPLTTVGTRLTHGDVLAVTVALRDGRRLVVDPAALADYVTERGNPGNRRRVSEVTVAAPAAVLRHGVDLVDTPGTGSAFADVGAIARDSLAAAHVLIVVLSAEQPASRREVEFVREALAAGRRTIIVENKIDLVSDDERGPVIDFTRAQLCRLRHQGALPVLAVSAAAARRAARAGDGAALEASGVPALAALLAELVRGEGQAIVTAAARRRLAGIAARAVATQQMRARSAPLTALWDEERRAHGRQQLGLVLLRELLETRERAAEAARTLLRTCAGPTTAAVEQRLRDCIRRFPVRSGARSVRAWAVAFEGALRQELASALSCWHAGEHECLQAAAAALVAQWRQQAIDAAASIRGLPPLAAPHLDLAAPTLDIPPIGLARTLLLPGAVGRRHLRRRAERWVAANVPALLAARRAALGRDLARTLEEAASAWRRSLAAALDPCAADAAPTVAAPASPIDVELAVLHDQLHRDSDAG, encoded by the coding sequence ATGAGCCGCGCCGCCTCCACGCCCTGCGCTCCATCTGACGCCGCGGTGCGCGAGCTGGGCGGGCGTCTGGCCTGGCTGCTGGCGCGGGCGCGGCTTCCGGCGCTCGCCGCGGAGGCGCGTGCGGAGGTGGCGCGGCTGCGCCGCCCAACGCTGGTGGCGGCCGTGGTCGGCGAGTTCAAACGCGGCAAGTCGTCGCTGATCAACGCCCTCGTCGGGCAGGATCTCCTGCCGGTCGGCGCCCTGCCGCTGACGACCGTCGGCACGCGCCTGACCCACGGCGACGTGTTGGCGGTGACGGTCGCGCTGCGCGATGGCCGTCGCCTGGTCGTCGACCCGGCGGCGCTCGCGGACTACGTGACCGAGCGCGGCAATCCCGGCAACCGGCGGCGGGTCTCGGAGGTGACCGTCGCGGCCCCGGCGGCGGTGTTGCGCCACGGCGTGGACCTGGTGGACACGCCGGGCACCGGCAGCGCGTTCGCCGACGTCGGCGCCATCGCGCGCGACTCGCTGGCGGCGGCGCACGTGCTCATCGTGGTCCTCAGCGCCGAACAGCCGGCAAGCCGCCGCGAGGTGGAATTCGTGCGCGAGGCGCTGGCCGCCGGTCGCCGCACGATCATCGTCGAGAACAAGATCGATCTGGTCTCCGACGATGAGCGCGGTCCGGTGATCGACTTCACCCGGGCGCAACTGTGCCGCCTGCGACACCAGGGCGCGCTTCCCGTGCTGGCCGTCTCAGCGGCCGCGGCGCGCCGCGCGGCGCGCGCTGGCGACGGGGCGGCGCTGGAGGCGAGCGGCGTGCCCGCGCTCGCGGCCCTGCTGGCGGAGCTGGTGCGCGGTGAGGGACAGGCGATCGTGACGGCCGCGGCCCGTCGCCGGCTGGCCGGGATCGCGGCGCGCGCCGTCGCCACGCAGCAGATGCGCGCGCGCTCGGCGCCGCTGACCGCCCTGTGGGACGAGGAGCGACGAGCGCACGGGCGACAGCAGCTCGGTCTCGTGCTGCTGCGCGAGCTGTTGGAGACGCGCGAGCGCGCCGCGGAGGCGGCGCGGACGCTGCTGCGCACCTGCGCCGGCCCGACGACGGCCGCGGTCGAGCAGCGGCTCCGCGACTGCATCCGCCGTTTTCCGGTGCGCAGCGGCGCTCGCTCGGTTCGCGCCTGGGCGGTCGCCTTCGAGGGCGCGCTCCGTCAGGAGCTGGCGTCGGCATTGAGCTGCTGGCACGCCGGCGAGCACGAGTGTCTGCAGGCTGCCGCCGCCGCGTTGGTGGCGCAGTGGCGGCAGCAGGCGATCGACGCAGCCGCGTCGATCCGCGGCCTGCCGCCGCTTGCCGCTCCCCACCTCGACCTCGCGGCGCCGACGCTGGACATTCCGCCCATCGGCCTCGCCCGGACCCTGCTGCTGCCCGGCGCGGTGGGCCGGCGACACCTCCGCCGTCGCGCCGAACGATGGGTCGCGGCCAACGTCCCGGCGCTGTTGGCGGCGCGCCGCGCGGCGCTGGGCCGCGACCTTGCCAGGACCTTGGAGGAGGCGGCCAGCGCCTGGCGGCGGTCGCTCGCCGCCGCGCTCGACCCGTGCGCCGCGGACGCGGCGCCGACCGTGGCCGCCCCTGCGAGTCCGATCGACGTCGAGCTCGCGGTCCTGCACGACCAACTGCACCGGGACAGCGATGCCGGTTGA